One segment of Pseudonocardia sp. T1-2H DNA contains the following:
- a CDS encoding ParA family protein, with product MSAPAAVVLSGKGGTAKTLWQMTMAGEASRAGLHTLLVDVDPERNLSNRFGVPQHSTGLGSVFEDAGVTAGEGDAEKGAKRVAGEIVSTPWDGVDLLPAGASLTGISQVSIPDTWLLRDILTAAKLYDQYDLVLFDTGGRTGSLVTLAMYAADVSYAPIAPTTDAVRKALEARTRVERIQRAHPLRWAGVVLSGFDLRSGIEEAIHGKVYEEFGDQVRAEVPRRTAVNEAFQLLDRLGDRRDVASAGLARIFRAFLERDLMQRGDHGDGVLR from the coding sequence ATGAGCGCACCAGCAGCCGTCGTGCTGTCAGGAAAGGGCGGCACGGCGAAGACGCTGTGGCAGATGACCATGGCAGGGGAGGCGTCCCGCGCTGGCCTGCACACCCTGCTCGTCGACGTCGACCCGGAGCGGAACCTGTCGAACCGCTTCGGCGTCCCGCAGCACTCGACCGGTCTCGGCTCCGTGTTCGAGGACGCCGGGGTCACCGCAGGCGAGGGAGACGCCGAGAAGGGAGCCAAGCGCGTCGCAGGGGAGATCGTCAGCACCCCGTGGGACGGCGTGGACCTCTTGCCGGCCGGGGCGAGCCTGACGGGCATCAGCCAAGTCTCGATCCCGGACACCTGGCTCCTGCGGGACATCCTCACCGCCGCGAAGCTCTACGACCAGTACGACCTGGTCCTGTTCGACACCGGCGGCCGGACGGGTTCCCTCGTGACGCTGGCGATGTACGCGGCTGACGTGTCGTACGCGCCGATCGCGCCGACCACCGACGCCGTCCGGAAGGCGCTCGAAGCCCGGACCCGCGTGGAGCGCATCCAGCGCGCGCACCCGCTCCGGTGGGCCGGCGTCGTGCTGTCGGGGTTCGACCTCCGGTCCGGCATCGAGGAGGCCATCCACGGGAAGGTCTATGAGGAGTTCGGCGACCAGGTCCGCGCCGAGGTCCCGCGCCGGACCGCGGTGAACGAAGCCTTCCAGCTGCTCGACCGGCTCGGCGACCGCCGCGACGTCGCGTCCGCCGGCCTGGCCCGCATCTTCCGGGCGTTCCTCGAGCGGGATCTCATGCAGCGCGGCGACCACGGCGACGGGGTGCTGCGTTGA
- a CDS encoding helix-turn-helix domain-containing protein, which translates to MPPARPSREDLGGALRRHRDAAGLSTSEAGKRARFSQSKVSRMETGRNVPTLADVEALADVYELAGPERDELLAMVTGVRELNRRLVINRDPAAVQDRVAKLERDSGHVAGFQPAAVPGLLQAPGYARAIFESGGFPPEQVELGVLGRARRQEEARQGTTQHTVLLAAGAFDWQIGGAATMAEQINRVHDALTWPNFRIGYIPADRGVDVLPLHGFDIYDSPPSVMVGLWTATAMFEEPGDVEEYRALFERLSAFADWGEDARATLPRRI; encoded by the coding sequence ATGCCACCCGCACGACCAAGCCGGGAAGACCTCGGCGGAGCCCTGCGGCGTCATCGCGACGCCGCAGGGCTCTCTACTTCGGAGGCCGGCAAGCGCGCCAGGTTCTCCCAGTCGAAGGTGTCCCGGATGGAGACCGGCCGGAACGTCCCGACCCTGGCCGACGTCGAGGCCCTGGCCGACGTCTACGAGCTGGCCGGTCCGGAGCGCGACGAGCTGCTGGCGATGGTGACCGGAGTGCGCGAGCTGAACCGGCGCCTCGTCATCAACCGGGACCCGGCGGCCGTGCAGGACCGGGTCGCGAAGCTCGAGCGCGACTCGGGGCACGTCGCCGGGTTCCAACCGGCCGCCGTCCCCGGGCTGCTGCAGGCCCCGGGGTACGCGCGGGCCATCTTCGAGTCCGGCGGATTCCCGCCCGAGCAGGTGGAGCTCGGCGTCCTCGGTCGAGCGCGGCGGCAGGAGGAAGCCCGGCAGGGCACGACGCAGCACACGGTGCTCCTCGCCGCGGGCGCGTTCGACTGGCAGATCGGTGGCGCCGCCACGATGGCCGAGCAGATCAACCGGGTCCACGACGCTTTGACCTGGCCGAACTTCCGCATCGGGTACATCCCGGCGGACCGCGGCGTGGACGTCCTCCCGCTGCACGGCTTCGACATCTACGACTCGCCGCCATCGGTCATGGTCGGGCTGTGGACGGCCACGGCGATGTTCGAGGAGCCGGGCGACGTCGAGGAGTATCGGGCCCTGTTCGAGCGGCTCTCCGCGTTCGCGGACTGGGGCGAGGACGCCCGCGCCACCCTTCCGCGTCGGATCTGA
- a CDS encoding deazapurine DNA modification protein DpdA family protein: protein MTFYLGCPEPSWLRRTSVPLFISRTRLSRVIALPEARGPWALDSGGFSELRESGRWTISPQRYADEVRGYIAQLGEPDFAAPQDWMCEDDQLARTGLTLQEHQVRTVLNYAVLRQLAPEVPWLPVLQGVTVASYLRCAAMYEAIGVHLADEPRVGVGSVCRRQATVGAAVLFDRLVGELGLRNLHGFGLKADGLDLFGEQLASADSMAWSYGARRDADDPDRAPCPDGRTDCRNCLHEALAWRERVLASWAGARGRADVPPVVAPRLRPRREPAQTSLFSVLTSAG, encoded by the coding sequence ATGACCTTCTACCTCGGCTGCCCTGAGCCCAGCTGGCTGCGCCGCACCAGCGTCCCCCTGTTCATCTCCCGCACCCGGCTCTCCCGCGTCATCGCGCTCCCCGAGGCCCGCGGCCCCTGGGCGCTCGACTCCGGGGGCTTCTCCGAGCTGCGCGAGTCGGGCCGCTGGACGATCTCCCCGCAGCGCTACGCAGACGAGGTACGCGGCTACATCGCCCAGCTCGGCGAACCCGACTTCGCCGCCCCGCAGGACTGGATGTGCGAGGACGACCAGCTCGCCCGCACCGGCCTCACCCTGCAGGAGCACCAGGTCCGGACGGTCCTGAACTACGCCGTGCTGCGCCAGCTCGCCCCCGAGGTGCCCTGGCTGCCCGTCCTGCAGGGCGTGACCGTCGCGTCCTACCTGCGGTGCGCCGCGATGTACGAGGCGATCGGCGTGCACCTGGCCGACGAGCCGCGCGTCGGCGTCGGCTCCGTGTGCCGGCGCCAGGCCACCGTCGGCGCCGCCGTCCTGTTCGACCGCCTCGTCGGCGAGCTGGGGCTGCGGAACCTGCACGGGTTCGGGCTGAAGGCCGACGGCCTCGACCTGTTCGGGGAGCAGCTGGCGTCCGCCGACTCGATGGCCTGGTCGTACGGGGCCAGGAGGGACGCAGACGACCCGGACCGGGCGCCGTGCCCGGATGGTCGGACCGACTGCCGGAACTGCCTGCACGAGGCGCTGGCCTGGCGGGAGCGCGTGCTGGCGTCGTGGGCGGGGGCCCGGGGCCGGGCGGACGTGCCGCCGGTCGTGGCGCCTCGGCTGCGGCCGCGCCGGGAACCTGCCCAGACCAGTCTTTTTTCAGTGTTGACCAGTGCTGGGTGA
- a CDS encoding DUF2637 domain-containing protein codes for MSWSKVRTAIRAAWCWVVDSTPLVVSLVAVAGVAAWMSFDAIAALAVRCGMNPATAWRVPVLIDVGAFGGTVAWRSRRLDPERVEFGRKLALVLLGVSMIANGVEHGAEGIERQVAFGWVVATILLSLLAPPILAAMLHLATSPRPRLAAGAKAGAGELAAAGAGELATAGAEDLAPAGADELVPAGAEDLVPAGAGAGAAGAAGAGAAGEDQLAAGAGAGAPAGAGAGAPGAGDWRQEDQEDERQEDQEDQPADEDDERQDDEEPPAEPASDDFLLHRAARLVAEGAGRPTLMRELGVKDHVAKKLLKEIDRRGLAKKRGA; via the coding sequence GTGAGCTGGTCGAAGGTCCGCACCGCTATCCGCGCTGCGTGGTGCTGGGTCGTCGACAGCACGCCGCTCGTGGTGTCGCTGGTCGCCGTCGCCGGGGTCGCCGCGTGGATGTCGTTCGACGCGATCGCGGCGCTCGCGGTCCGGTGCGGCATGAACCCGGCCACGGCGTGGCGGGTCCCGGTCCTCATCGACGTCGGAGCGTTCGGCGGGACGGTCGCGTGGCGGTCCCGCCGGCTCGACCCGGAGCGCGTCGAGTTCGGCCGGAAGCTCGCGCTCGTCCTCCTCGGCGTCTCGATGATCGCGAACGGCGTCGAGCACGGAGCCGAGGGGATCGAGCGTCAGGTCGCGTTCGGCTGGGTGGTGGCGACGATCCTGCTGTCCCTCCTGGCGCCGCCGATCCTGGCGGCGATGCTCCACCTGGCGACGTCGCCTCGCCCGCGGCTGGCGGCTGGCGCCAAGGCTGGCGCTGGCGAGCTGGCGGCGGCTGGCGCTGGCGAGCTGGCGACGGCTGGCGCGGAGGACCTGGCGCCCGCTGGCGCGGACGAGCTGGTGCCCGCTGGCGCGGAGGACCTGGTGCCCGCTGGCGCTGGTGCTGGCGCCGCTGGCGCGGCTGGCGCTGGCGCGGCTGGCGAGGACCAGCTGGCGGCTGGCGCGGGGGCTGGTGCCCCGGCTGGTGCTGGCGCTGGCGCGCCTGGCGCTGGCGACTGGCGCCAGGAGGACCAGGAGGACGAGCGCCAGGAGGACCAGGAGGACCAGCCTGCCGACGAGGACGACGAGCGCCAGGACGACGAGGAGCCGCCGGCCGAGCCGGCTAGCGACGACTTCCTCCTCCACCGGGCGGCACGTCTGGTCGCTGAGGGTGCCGGCCGCCCGACGCTCATGCGCGAGCTCGGCGTGAAGGACCACGTGGCGAAGAAGCTGCTGAAGGAGATCGACCGGCGCGGGCTCGCGAAGAAGCGGGGCGCGTGA
- a CDS encoding DUF3560 domain-containing protein — protein MSETTDYRHLGHEGYARLGYTDTPPSDPPEVRYAIMDLPLQQRAAAAPAIRQGFLEGWREAVEAAKPKPDPDEAPKPAVLLTLTYSAAEGTLLDGTSKGDGSAEVLHASPQLWRWSRNLGTWFVRYSRDRPPRLGAIDADRKALEAAGFEVTVEIDGKPRMYEEAEADRAQHMDERADHLAAKAERKGAESDARFAAADRTSDMIPMGQPVLVGHYSQRRHERHLEQIHRDTRKGLDALAESRQAAQRAESAASHMRHREDPYAMARRLKTRQADRDKVQRDLDGHVRNFRNGAGVVVSQDVTKPASGSWREQLLVRAEFLDEEIRGLRDALAVAKEEGRWLDLQKGDVKPGQEVRIDGRWYAVVKVNRTTVAVTTLVGALKYPLDQIRGVRDGLPAAVETDA, from the coding sequence ATGAGCGAGACCACCGACTACCGCCACCTGGGCCACGAGGGCTACGCCCGCCTCGGCTACACCGACACCCCGCCGTCGGACCCGCCCGAGGTCCGGTACGCGATCATGGACCTTCCGCTCCAGCAGCGCGCCGCCGCCGCTCCCGCGATCCGGCAGGGCTTCCTTGAGGGCTGGCGCGAGGCCGTCGAGGCGGCAAAGCCGAAGCCCGACCCGGACGAGGCCCCGAAGCCCGCCGTCCTGCTGACGCTGACCTACAGCGCGGCGGAGGGCACCCTCCTCGACGGCACCAGCAAGGGCGACGGCTCCGCCGAGGTGCTGCACGCGAGCCCCCAGCTTTGGCGCTGGTCGCGGAACCTGGGCACGTGGTTCGTCCGCTACTCCCGCGACCGGCCGCCGCGCCTGGGAGCGATTGACGCCGACCGCAAGGCGCTCGAGGCGGCCGGGTTCGAGGTGACCGTGGAGATCGACGGGAAGCCCCGCATGTACGAGGAGGCCGAGGCGGACCGTGCGCAGCACATGGACGAGCGCGCCGACCACCTCGCCGCCAAGGCCGAGCGGAAGGGTGCGGAGTCCGACGCGCGGTTCGCCGCCGCGGACCGGACGTCCGACATGATCCCGATGGGTCAGCCGGTGCTCGTGGGTCATTACAGCCAGCGCCGCCACGAGCGCCACCTCGAACAGATCCACCGCGACACCCGGAAGGGCCTGGACGCCCTCGCCGAGAGCCGTCAGGCCGCGCAGCGGGCCGAGTCCGCCGCCTCCCACATGCGCCACCGCGAGGACCCGTACGCGATGGCGCGCCGGCTGAAGACGAGGCAGGCCGACCGGGACAAGGTCCAGCGCGACCTGGACGGCCACGTCCGGAACTTCCGGAACGGCGCCGGGGTCGTGGTGTCGCAGGACGTCACCAAGCCCGCCTCCGGGAGCTGGCGGGAGCAGCTGCTCGTCCGGGCCGAGTTCCTCGACGAGGAGATCCGCGGCCTGCGGGACGCGCTGGCCGTCGCGAAGGAGGAGGGCCGCTGGCTGGACCTGCAGAAGGGCGACGTGAAGCCGGGCCAGGAGGTGCGCATCGACGGCCGCTGGTACGCGGTGGTGAAGGTGAACCGGACGACGGTGGCCGTGACGACGCTCGTCGGCGCGCTGAAGTACCCGCTGGATCAGATCCGCGGCGTGCGGGACGGCCTCCCCGCTGCGGTGGAGACCGACGCCTAA
- a CDS encoding DUF6879 family protein, whose protein sequence is MTYTLRDQCGTGFNCPRIEPTEGGFLLTGDAVTDPAVPDGEAKIFLDGAMLPELADLSVPDLGAWVGARHTRDLLHVETLDRYAADVEAEDYPRWRDGHDDHWTADQLAWADHVRGDVADGRAWRRLHVLRTPLTEALQYELDRPYRLCAGAGEQIRILDLVEHPEVEGMLRLGDFWAVDGIHVARSHYDADGRLLGVTAAAAETAAAYVVLAESAWQMGTDLHEWWAAHPQYRRGARAA, encoded by the coding sequence ATGACGTACACGCTCCGCGACCAGTGCGGTACGGGCTTCAACTGTCCGCGCATCGAGCCGACCGAGGGAGGGTTCCTGTTGACCGGCGACGCCGTGACCGACCCGGCCGTCCCCGACGGCGAGGCGAAGATCTTCCTCGACGGCGCGATGCTCCCCGAGCTCGCGGACCTCTCCGTCCCGGACCTCGGCGCGTGGGTCGGAGCCCGGCACACCCGGGACCTCCTGCACGTCGAGACGCTGGACCGGTACGCGGCCGACGTCGAGGCCGAGGACTACCCGCGCTGGCGGGACGGCCACGACGACCACTGGACCGCCGACCAGCTCGCCTGGGCCGACCACGTCCGGGGCGACGTCGCCGACGGCCGCGCATGGCGGCGCCTCCACGTGCTCCGGACCCCGCTGACCGAGGCCCTGCAGTACGAGCTGGACCGCCCGTACCGGCTGTGCGCCGGCGCAGGCGAGCAGATCCGGATTCTCGACCTCGTCGAGCACCCGGAGGTCGAGGGCATGCTCCGCCTCGGCGACTTCTGGGCCGTCGACGGCATCCACGTCGCCCGCTCGCACTACGACGCGGACGGCCGACTGCTCGGCGTCACCGCGGCGGCCGCCGAGACGGCTGCCGCCTACGTCGTGCTCGCCGAGTCGGCGTGGCAGATGGGCACGGACCTGCACGAATGGTGGGCTGCGCACCCGCAGTACCGCCGAGGCGCCAGAGCAGCCTGA